Genomic DNA from Brassica rapa cultivar Chiifu-401-42 chromosome A04, CAAS_Brap_v3.01, whole genome shotgun sequence:
ATCATTAAGGTACCATACAATTAGTATCTGTTGTGTAATGATTATACTTGACTTTGTTCGTGTATTGAGTAGGTTTTGGGAACACCACCAACAAAGGGAAGAAATATATCAAATGCATTCAATACTGTCCCAGTCTCCGTTGTGAGTATTTGCAACTTCTCTCACTTTCCTTCTTCTTGCAACATCtcacttatttttattttcttgaaacttTTGTGATCTTGCCACTTAGCTCGATACATTGGTCCACCCGTTCTTTGATGAGCTTAGAGATCCCCTAATGCACGTTTCTTTCCTTCCACCACTATTCAACTTCAAGCCTCATGGTACTAACTACATTCTTCCTTGTCTTCCAAATTGTTGCCCAAGTGACTTAAAACtcatggtgttttttttttttctttttctttaatgtGTTGTGTGTGAAAGCAGAGCTTAAAGGTGTGCGCGTGCCCGTGGAGATAATGGCTAAGTTAGTACCTGAACATGCAGAGGAAGCAGGGTCCATGGCTCGGTTTGTGATTTTATCTGCTGTTAACTTGATTTTCTTTTCTCTTGGGCTTTGAACATTCTCATATTACTATTATTACATTATGAATATTGTATATTTCTTTTGTTATCATACAATTAGTACCCAATTAGCTCCTTTATACAGTTGGGATGGTAAAAAgcctttaaaattttgaatctacCAGGCTCGGTCTAAGATCTCAGGTAACAGATTATCTGCATCTTGGAAGGGATCAAACTCTGGTGTATTGATAGATTAGTCACTAGTCAAATCCAATCAGGTTTAAACTCATGATGCAGTAATAGTCAAAACTTTATAAAACCATACATACGAGTATATAAACCCCTCAACGGGtgaaaaacaacaaaagaaaaaaaaaaacacacaaccTCTTGGAGATTTCTACTTTATAGCAAAAATACTCATGTTGGTCGGAAAACTATGAAACCAGCGAAGAATCCTACTCAACGATTCCGGCACCTTCAATGTCAACTTCACCCATCCCTGtgtcctcctcttcttcttcattgccGCTGATTTCTTCATTGTCCATTCTTAGCTTAGCCATGTGTTCTGTCAGCATCGTTCACTCACCTGTCAAAACACATTAGATGAAACCAATATTTAAGACTCCACAAATAAAGGAAAGCTAGTTCTTGTAATATGCAACTTGGGATGGTTCAACAACTAAAGAAGAAGATACTCACAGCCCTAGGTGCCTCCTTAACGACGAGCTTGCCCTTGTGTTGATCAATTGTCTCGGTGCAAGCTGCTATGGCTTCCGTTAGAATTTCAATCCCTTGGTCCtgtttaattatgttattagtCACTGACAAgattaaatacaatatatagCTTCAAAATAAGAGATTGTCACTTCTTCCGTAACAGCAGGTACAACTTTAGTCACCTACAAATAGAAATATCCCAAGATCAGAACCATTACCAACAACTAAAACGAAGCCAGAGAAGAAAGTAATATACCTCCTGCCCATCAGGCCCAACTTCTTTGATCTCACGTGTGAGTGAACCCAACACAGAATCGGGATCTTGAAggcctgaaaaaaaaaacaaaactaagtaACAAATATCTACATGAATACAACAAAGGCTCAACTCAAAAGCATGACCATGTTTCCGGTACCCAATGTTCACATACAACTCCTGCAATAGCAAAAACTCAAATCATTGTACATAAATGTAGCTACTTTACGCTATAtacatttattttcataatcaaTATCACTAAAGATTCAATTTTTATCTACTCAAACTCAAAGTAAGCTACATTGGTAGTGAGCTTCAGAGAGTAAACACCAAACACGAGCTTAATCCCATGAAGCAGATTTTACTGTTCCAGAAGCATCTGATTGAAATGCCATGTACCTGAAGATCATCACCACAAACATTCCAAAAGATACAAATTAGAAACCGAGACTGAAGCATGAAGTGCACAGGATGAATCAAATGATGTATACAAAAATGCTCATGCCAGTTGAGCTACTGTGGGTTTGGGCTTGACTCCGGTTACAGTAAAAGCCCAATCATAACGTCTTCAGGCCCAATAGTTCTGCTACACCGTTTTGACGATTATAAACGTCTAACGGATTCAACGTCTCTGCAATTCTGTTACAGACGACGAGAACTGAGAAGAGAGAATCGAAGAGAAAGAGTTTCACCTGGGTGATTGATCGGAGACTGAAGTGGAAGAAGCTCCGGTGGTGTATGGTTCGCGGAGGATAGCAGAGGAGAAACGTCCTTGATTCCGCCATGGAAACTCACGAGCAGCGGAAGACGAAGAAACCGTCTTGAGAAGCATTTTTGACCGTTGAGATGCTTTCGCCAGAAAAGTGGACaaggatgatgaagaagaagaccgATGGAGggggtgatgatgatgaggctGTGGATCGTTGACACGTGTATGGACACGATTGATACATAGGTTAATGCGCGTGGAGAGCTTGTGGTTATTTTATCATCGATATTCCCGTGAACAGAGATGAATATCATGGccctatttgttttttttttttttgtatttaatattgatgcatattttttcttcttttatgtgAATTAAGTACTTTCACATGTTTCATTAACTAATTGACCTAATATGTTTTCCATAACTAtttataaacaatattaatcactttaacttttaatattaGAGCTGAAATTTGGAAAATCACTTTGcatataataatatagatatgatgggtatttaaaaattaaataaccaATGTATGATATAGTAgtaacatataaatcaattttgaaaGAGGTGGCATGCATGTTTTCATATATACACTAGATTAAAAATTTAGAGGAAATTCTAACTTTACCTTGATAttacttttcaaatttacatttaaacgataatcattttaataaataccTTATgtttattatgaaaataaaacaaaattaactctcctgaatcatttataaatgttttaaaatttttttataaaaatttataaactcaACCACACCCTctaaataataatttctaaACAATACTCACTAAACTTTAAAAcccaaatattataatatttttcgataaattgtatttttttattaatttatccaACTTAAGGTATTTCAAGAAATTTCTCAAAACTTTATTCGTCTtacgataaaatataattgtgtACTTCCATTGGGATTTAACTAGTTTCGTGTTGGATATTAACCggtacttttaaatttaaaccttcactaactaaaatataaaatatttttattagaaaaaacataaaaaaagttattttctcAGTGAGATTCCAACAtggtaaaaattaaaaaaaattattattttttctttgaaatttatatgaaataagtactaattataatataatatttgttaatttacgctaccgaagaaaaaaaaagttaaaagatgaacgacatattaatatttgttatttatatttatatttggtaACATAATACAATTTATTATGCCACAAACACTAAcaacaattaataatattattatttttcctgTGATAAAGACgtgtattattataaatattatttgagttccaatgtagataaaaaaaatcaaaataaacacTCATTCTTTCTATGCCTTTGATAATGCATGCATGCGCACATCTCATCTTGCGGACCCACACAACGACCAATCCCAAGCCTTCCCCTTTCTTTGGTACATTCAGCTGAACAAATGGTCAAATCACATTTTCCATTTTTCGGTCTGTATATGTGTCGACAAGGAAATCTGTGTCCTTGAGCTTGAGCAGTCGTCATTACTCCTGTTATTATAATAGTTAAAACAAAACTTTAGTTTTCGTATTTAAAtagaaattaatgtttttggtAAAACATATGCTTAGAGAGTTTTTTGCATatttataaggaaaaaaaacttaaagtATGAACATCTTCTTTCTTAATCATTGATTATTCTGGAAAAATTTTCTAAACCCAAAATTATAGAAttcgataaaaaaattatatcagtacataaaataatatgatatcagaataacattaattttaaataatttttgaatataataataaaattgtaaatataaataccAACCGAACAGAAGAACTGTGACCATAAAGAAACCAATAATCGAAGGTTgaaaagaatttttcatcttaGATAATGAACTAGAGgtgttttaaaattacaaagaaatagaagtatatttataaatgaataaaaaattgaaacataTCTAATTTAAGCTATGTACCTTCTAAAATTCTGTTATAAAAGAAATCTAATTTGACCAAAActctttttcaaaaatttagattttttttatagataaaaaagTTGAATTagtcatttttaatatatttaaaatatttctcgatatatacataaaaacaaCCAATCGTCAAAGCTCTGTGAGGCGCAATATACAAAGTGTGAAGATGATGTGGAAGGCACGGTCATGGTTCATCAAAGAATACAATAACAGGCTGTTCAACTGGCTGGTTGCGCTCTCTCTAGTAATGGTAGTGGTCGGACGGTTCATTATAAAGTTCATTTTGTTAAAAATGGCGGCGCATGGATACTCTTTATATACTGGATACATACACAAGGATGTTCTGGACAGTAGAATCTATTTTCTACAACCTAGTCTGTAACACTCCTGATCCGGactaaataaaagttaattagtttgccatgcaccaatcaaacaagaatATGCACGACGAACTAAAGAACTCTAACCAGATCGAAGATACTACTACCACGTGCCCGAACTTTTGATCTGAGGTTCCCAGATCAGATCCGAAATCCTAAGATCATATGTCCAAGAACGGGTTTCCTAGCGATTCCAagttaaggctttgcaacccgagtTTTAAACcgttagttagttcgtcccggactagGACTAGTATCATATGGAATCCAAGCATTTTACAAACCCCTCCCCccctttttttattcatatatactttaagttcaACCACATCGAAAATTTATACATGCTCGGCGGATGTTCAAAACCATATCTTACATATTACAAAACGTACATGTTTGCAAAAGGTAGCAAATCTACACCAACAGCTTTGTGCTCCTCCGATCCCAAATGGAACCTACTACTACGGGTTACCTGCAAAACAAAGAGTCTAATGAGCAACTATTTTGCTCAGTGAGTCGGGTTTCTTAACAATTATTTATCCCCCCATTATGCATCAAACATTAAGCAACAAGgatcaattatattaagaaatatgCAATGCAAAAATAAAGCAATCATGTAAACAAGCATCCACTCTTCACGAGTGGTTAGATCATTATCGATCATCGAGGACTGCCTCTCGCCATTGGTTCCTATCTCGATACGAAGTCCATAACACATCCCTTCTTGCGCCCATTGACCCTAAACACAAAGTCTAAAAAGCCGATGACCCGGATAACACACTtgccgcatcgtcatgcagctaCACGGTCGAGGGTAGCTAACCCTATCACACGTGTCTTCGCGTCCTGCCCGGAACTAATTTTGGTAAGGCCCCGGACAAGGCACGGGCCTCGAGTGGATACCAATGACTCTCACAACACTCAACCACAAAAGGTATCGccttttgtatcttcttcttcttctccgtagCTACTAGCtccttcattgatgatatatcATCTAATGATTAGTTATCTCTGTGGTGCCAAGCCATCAACTTTTTAATGTCTTAATGGATTGTTGTAATAAAAGCTGCTAACGGAGATTCTTGTCTGAATTTTCTGTGATTGGGTTTTTATCAAACAGGGATGCTTATGGATTTTCTGTGAGAACATGTCAAAATCTACCAGGTTCTTGTATCTCCACagtctttttaatttttctacTCTAGATACCTTCTTACTTACTTACTTCATACATTAGGCTTCTTTCCTTGTCTTAAATTTTGGTGATCCCATATTATAAGTTGTGAAAGATATCAGAAAACTTAAATTTAAGGGCTCACACACTATGTAGtactagtttttggttttttcttctttttttacctCGGACATTTCCAGGTCATCCTGCCCTAGATGATGATGGCAGCAACGCTCTGAGGAGATTGCTAACTGCTTATGCTAGGCATAATCCCTCTGTTGGATACTGTCAGGTATGTATATTCTAAGTTTGGTGACATGCTTACAAAATGATCATCTACCTGTAATTTATTGtcttgtattaaaaaaaaaaaagaaaacctgGTTGGTTGCTAATGCTCTTTGTTATATACTAAAATTTGCAGTTCAACATCTAGATTATCGTGGAGTGCAGGTGGCTTGTGTTACAGCGCCATGGTTTCTTTCCATCTTCATCAATATGCTTCCATGGGAAAGTGGTCAGGTTCCAAACCTTGATCTTGCCAGATTTTTTATTGATCagctctttattttttttctaacgtttctttttgttataacaGTTCTCAGAGTGTGGGATGTGCTTCTGTTTGAAGGAAACCGTGTAATGCTTTTCAGAACAGCACTTGCATTGATGGAGTTTTATGGTACTCGGTTAAACCTCAGTCAGTGTCCATAATGTGATTTAAGTCTTATGGACTTACTAATCATAACCAGTAAACACAGGTCCTACACTAATTACAACCAAGGACGCTGGAGATGCGATTACTCTGCTTCAATCAATGACTGGCTCAACGTTTGAGCGCAGCCAGCTCGTCTTCACTGCTTGCATGGGTTACCAAGACTATGCTTTGAATAAGGACAATGCTTGCTCCTTGTATTTTTTGGTTTGGCGGGTAGATTGAGCAGTTAGAGCAAGGGGTGAGAGAGCTTCGAAAGCTTGTTTCTGATAAGAAGGATCAAGAAGCTGCTATGATACAGGTTTGCATTTCAGATTAATATGTGCTCTCTTCTAGCGCAAATTCAATGTATGCTGCTGACCACTTGAGAGAATAATAATGAAGGTGTTGATGGGGATCGAGCAAGAACATAAGGTAACGGAAGATGCACGGAGAGCTGCTGAGCAGGATGCAGCAGCGCAGAGACATGCTGCCCAAGTGCTTCAGTTAAATGAATGGTTTTTGCTTTGACTACTATTCCATTTTAACCAAAACAATGGTGTTAGGAAAAATATGAGGAAGCTGTTGCTGGGCTTGTTGAGATGGAGGAGAGGGCAGTAATGGCAGAGTCAATGTTGGAGGCGACTTTTCAGTATCATAAAGCACAACCGTGGTGAAGATATGAAATAAACATACAGATCGTCATTATCGATCCATCATCAACTAAACATAAGCTCTTTATGCCTCTCTTACTGCTTTTATTTATGGGAATAATGTTTGGGGTTTCCTAGCTCTTGCCCTTACAAAAGaacataataaaaacatattatttaggTAGAGGAATTTTCTGGTATTTAGATGGCTTATAATATTGCTGAATGAAATATTATCATATCACCGAGCGTCAATGATTGACatggtgattttttttactGTGAAAGCTTCATCTTCACGCCGAGTATCAAGAGAATTTCCGCTGGCTACACAGTAACCTGTCTGTTTAGGTCAAGGAATCGACACTCCTTCACTTCCGAGCATCAAAACTACTGACGACATCAATCATTGGTCTATCCTCTACATGTTCTTGAACACACAAGAGGCCAATTTGCAAGCATCTTAAGATTTCACGTGGCCCGAACGTTGGTGATGAAGAATCTATGGCCGTGTCTACTATCTATAGACGTTGATCTTCATTCCAATTCCTCCACACCTGGTTCGTTGGGATCTTTTCTTATTAATATGGGGGTCAGAAACACAAATCGAATAAAAGAGTGGTGATTTCAAAAGCTTACATATCCCAAATTCCAATAAGTTAcagattcaaaatttatttaatacccatttagaaaagaaacaaacagaTAAACGAGAAATTACAATGTTTCATATTTGAGTGACATGTAAGATAAGTTACACACAaacaaatttcataaatatgCAAAAGCTGTGTTTAGCTTTATGGACTGAAGCATTTTGGATATAATAATGATGCCAGTTTCGTATTAGGTGTTTTGTCTACGCATATGAGCATaatcatattaaatattaattactatatttattaattaaaaattacaaaacttgctgttttttctttgaatttctcaattttaatttttttgtgattaatttttcggataacaacataatattaagattatattttttaaatatgtttttattttctggataacttatatacatatatgtgttttaaatttaaattattttaaaataagatataaattacacaatttGCTAAATGGTTACATGGTTGGTACATCTGAAACCTTAATATTATAGCTTTTTTCATTATCCTCAAATAGCATTCACATACACATAGAAAAAAGAGACATATGTGGTCTTGTGGTATCTTGGGAAATCTTAGCTTCAAATGCCATTAAACTAATGCTTAAGCGGTTAAGAGACATATATGTTGAACCGATTACACAATTTGCTAAATGGTTACATGGTTGGTACATCTGAAACCTTAATATTATAGCTTTTTCATTATCCTCAAATAGCATTCACATACACATAGAAAAAGAGACATATGTGGTCTTGTGGTATCTTGGGAAATCTCAGCTTCAAATGCCATTAAACTAATGCTTAAGCGGCTAAGAGACATATATGTTTAACCGATTACACAATTTGCTAAATGGTTACATGGTTGGTACATCTGAAACCttaatattatagtttttttcattATCCTCAAATAGCATTCACATACACATAGAAAAAGAGACATATGTGGTCTTGTGGTATCTTGGAAAATCTCAGCTTCAAATGCCATTAAACTAATGCTTAAGCGGTTAAGCCCATCTTCTGAGCAAAGGATAGAGAAGAACGTATGGTGGCACGTGCCCCgtctactttttatttatttatttatcttaataaTCAGTACTAGAGTTTTAACCCGCACATCGTGcggatatattttcattttataaatatttaattttgatattattatataaatttaaatatacaatttatatcttagtgttatgtattttataactttttaattttattgtttaagtttattattactttattaatataggggtttgttttatacattttacttttttattatgtttttaagttttcataatttgaaataatcaaataaaaaatattcttcaacatatgatttttgaaattatatagttgtagaaataaaattttaatatatgttaataacttcatttgtataaaagtatatgatatgattaacaaatttgaacccgttttagtggtagatgataaaagcattatattacttaattacgaaattaattaatgaaatatttaataaaaattatttaaaattttagtatgattttgttagaattttctcaacagatttgttataactgaaaataaaattcaaatctatagttaaaattaatttattattaatattcttaTTAATTGTTATGTCATATTATGTGATTAATGAAATAGTCCTAGTAGACTtctaaatagtagataaaaatggtacttctcttttaatagagaagatgaaACTTATATAAATGACccaacttaaaaacaaaatatgatgAAAAAGTTTGTCCTCTAGTCAAAATTAATCCTAGACCGTCCATGCTTCCATGCATCCATATATAGTAAAGTGCATATTGCTCCATTATATTAGGCAAGGATATTAAACTAAACCTCATCAAAATTAGAGTCTACAAAATTAACTACCAAGAATGTTGGGTGTCCATTGTcgttaaaaaagaagaagaagaatgttaGGTGTCCATTAACTTTAGCCGACAGTTAGTAACAAGATTCAAGTTCCTTCTGACTCTTCATAGGAATATATTCACTCTATATAAGCGATACATTAAGCCGACACTTCTCACTGTGTCTTACAGAAACCATTTATAAACAACacaaaattcttatttaatttccatataccatagaaaaaaataagaagatgGCTTGGATTGCTTCTGCGTTTAAGGCTTTGTGTTTGTCTTTCTTGTTCGTCAGCGTTGCATGTCGTTCGACCAACGGATCGAAGGTTTTCAATGTCCGACGCTATGGTGCCAATCCCGACGGCAAAACTGATAACGTCAACGTATGTTTAAAGCCGATAACCAAGCGCTCGTAGcttggtggtaaaggaggtaCAGCTGTACTGCCCGCCACCCGGGTTCGAGTCTTGGCCACAACGGATTTAACATCCCTTCCGTTGGGGCGCTGGACCCCTTTCGGGGGGATAGTTGGGATTGTGGCTGACCAGATAccagagttatcaaaaaaaaaaaaaaaaaaaaaaaatgtttaaagcCGATATAAAAGGAATATTTTACGTACGagaaatttttgtttaataattattttgtttttgtttcttaacACGTACGTAGACGTTCACAAGTATATGGAAAAGCGCATGCGCAAGGAGTGGAAGTAGTAAAATCTACGTACCAAATGGAACATTCTATCTCGGTGGTGCGGTGGTGTTCGAGGGGCCATGCATAAATCAGATTGAATTCATTATAGATGGAACTTTATTGGCTCCTTCAAACCCCGGagacattaaaaataaaacgtGGATCAACTTCAGGTACATTAACAATCTCCTAATCTCTGGTGCTGGTACACTAGACGGCCAAGGGAAAGAGTCATGGAAACTCAATGACTGCTCCAAAAACCCCAGCTGTCCTATACTAGCTATGGTATCATTTCTTAATCATTTTATACATTCCTATAATTTAGTATACAAAAcgttatttgaaaaatatagttttgaagGAGGCACTAATTAACCACACAACTATATCTTATATCCA
This window encodes:
- the LOC117133713 gene encoding shaggy-related protein kinase epsilon-like isoform X2, producing MSKSTRWLVLQHHGFFPSSSICFHGKVVLGTPPTKGRNISNAFNTVPVSVLDTLVHPFFDELRDPLMHVSFLPPLFNFKPHELKGVRVPVEIMAKLVPEHAEEAGSMARFVILSAVNLIFFSLGL
- the LOC108871579 gene encoding uncharacterized protein LOC108871579, with translation MLGIIPLLDTVSSTSRLSWSAGGLCYSAMVSFHLHQYASMGKWSVLRVWDVLLFEGNRVMLFRTALALMEFYGPTLITTKDAGDAITLLQSMTGSTFERSQLVFTACMGYQDYALNKDNACSLYFLVWRVD
- the LOC117133712 gene encoding eukaryotic translation initiation factor 2 subunit alpha homolog isoform X3, encoding MAESRTFLLCYPPRTIHHRSFFHFSLRSITQELYVNIGYRKHGLQDPDSVLGSLTREIKEVGPDGQEVTKVVPAVTEEDQGIEILTEAIAACTETIDQHKGKLVVKEAPRAVSERC
- the LOC117133712 gene encoding uncharacterized protein LOC117133712 isoform X1; this translates as MIFISVHGNIDDKITTSSPRALTYVSIVSIHVSTIHSLIIITPSIGLLLHHPCPLFWRKHLNGQKCFSRRFLRLPLLVSFHGGIKDVSPLLSSANHTPPELLPLQSPINHPGLQDPDSVLGSLTREIKEVGPDGQEVTKVVPAVTEEDQGIEILTEAIAACTETIDQHKGKLVVKEAPRAVSERC
- the LOC117133712 gene encoding eukaryotic translation initiation factor 2 subunit alpha homolog isoform X2, whose amino-acid sequence is MAESRTFLLCYPPRTIHHRSFFHFSLRSITQELYVNIGYRKHGHAFELSLCCIHVDICYLVLFFFSGLQDPDSVLGSLTREIKEVGPDGQEVTKVVPAVTEEDQGIEILTEAIAACTETIDQHKGKLVVKEAPRAVSERC
- the LOC117133713 gene encoding shaggy-related protein kinase epsilon-like isoform X1, whose product is MITDAVNPLSASDHKRWLVLQHHGFFPSSSICFHGKVVLGTPPTKGRNISNAFNTVPVSVLDTLVHPFFDELRDPLMHVSFLPPLFNFKPHELKGVRVPVEIMAKLVPEHAEEAGSMARFVILSAVNLIFFSLGL